A region of the Geitlerinema sp. PCC 9228 genome:
TGTCAAAAAAAGGTTCTGTATTGCCAATAGAGGTAAACGTTCCTGTATCCGTATCCACGATTCCAAAATCGCCAGTGTTGCTGCCTAAAAAACTAGTTACAGCTGCAGCTGGTGAAGGAAAGCAAAGGAAAACTCCCGTTCCGCTAGTCACCGCTAGGAGGGAGATGGTCTTGATGTTTAAAACCATAATAAACCTCAAATGGTACTGAATGAAACTCAATCGAATGTTGCCGCGTATCTAGTTGGCTTCGATACCAAGTATTGGTTGAAACTGCGGTTCTTTTTCAGGCATGGTGCTGTTTATTTTTGTTGTTATTTCCGACAAACGGTAAGCAATGCCTCGGTATTTGAATTCAGTAGAACCGAGATTTAAAATCGCGATCGCATGGGGATGTTTTTCCCAGGCAATGCCGCGATATTTTCCAGCAAGTGGTTTGCTTTCTACCTCAACCTGAGAAGCAACTTGATAGCGGATACCCCTGTAGATTAAGTTCATTGATTTCCCCGTAAAAACAGTGCATTTTTGAAACTAGACTGCCAAGTTTTTTGGCAATCTGTTATGATTCAATTTTGCCTACTTTTCTTTCGCAGAAGACCTGCGATCGCTAGAAATAGGTGAGCCAAATATGCCAACTACAAAGACACAAGCCATTACATATTTTGGAAAAACTCATTGCCACAACCGCCTTGCTGGCTAGCAACAACGGTCCGTTTTCCCTTGAGAAACCAACAATTGAGTTTTTGGCCTATTGCTTTTTGTAGAAGCATACAAGTTCTCCTAAGGCAAAATCTC
Encoded here:
- a CDS encoding DUF4278 domain-containing protein, translated to MNLIYRGIRYQVASQVEVESKPLAGKYRGIAWEKHPHAIAILNLGSTEFKYRGIAYRLSEITTKINSTMPEKEPQFQPILGIEAN